aatatcgttataaaataagggttattccactagtcagagttaccactaagttgttaccagtggtaactacaatgttattttcccataggcaattactggaaagattatatcataagattcataagttttgttttattttatacacatgtaaaaagcatgaccagaaatatatgactacgcgccatgtagcggaatttcattaaaactattttcttcatagtcatcatactatactgaactgtcactccatacatcagaataacagcgcacttctgcctgacaatagttatttatatttctggtcaggctttagtttcttaaccatacttaccatatccaacgcgatcaatgttattttcaccaaatctaatggcaacagctgagactgtttcctcacctttaattgattggcctcaatggccactgcgtaagagtcgttagaggtgcacattgacttgcctaatatcaaggacgatagataccgggactgacaaagcccatacaaaagtttacctctgaaatgtcccatacatttccgagcgattatttccgaaaaaattaacaatatcaaaaaatgttagtagtaaacccctattcattttttaatacctatccaacaataggtatatcacacgtcagggttgaaatgaaaaaaaaatctctccccactttacgtgtagggggcgggcaccctaataatgttctcatgcaatgattagttggtttcgatttagcttaatatattttttgttcttatttatggtgtctgtatttagctctgccgtgaaaaatatttaaagaaataaggaggccgtttcatcatcgccaccagtacaaaacaaggtcccacgtaagaagaaaataaacatcgacgacttcgatacaggcacaagcttcatgaattttaggctgtgtggaagtagcaagtcttcaaacctagcttattaaattgtcattctctaaaaccatgctttaattttctacaaatattaacgcgaaacgaaacccagtactcgctgtcccgattatacatgacgtcggcacattattgccatatgaaaacgatttgtagcgacactcttccagggtcaaataaaaacttgtcaggctttagttactaaaaaaatccggatttaatccggagttcggattttgccctaaaaataatccgaaaatccggattttatattattgcaatccctaggtataacccaatcctttcagaaaatatttactttatcacaaaattattttaaactttctttttgacatcgaaaaggctttagttttttacataccgaataactttatttcggtatcatgattccttttaagataattacattatgtataaggtaaggaataatatttagaataccttaaatatgacaaatttgcattctattcaaatcagtacgagtatacttcacggagtccaaaactatacgcaaatcagaagtccaaaactagaaaaatatagatagagactatagagagcgattgcgggcgccggtcggctcgagcgcgagtacttgcgccgccggcgtacgcgtctgtgtgcgtgcgccacgcgcacacacaactttactatacagggcctctctgtgggttccgcccccgtcaacgcgacggcgataaagacctaaaaatctgaattcgtgcttgcctcctgtatcgtcttaatcctttaatgattccgttaacgtgaaactttaagtagacaggttttatgaagacaattggccggtgagccctacaattttaaaatttgccgccctttatacatggtgtatattctatgctgtttcttcctatcctaatagtttcaatatcaagcatacactatcactgcacgttcgctgtttatacgccgaaagttgcaactcaagtaaatgaagtaaacaaaacaaacaacctaccttcaccttcattgccggccgcggccggccggctaaccgaaacagaaatatacatgaacttcgtgtgaaaaagagacagcgaaaggcggctcgtgcgtcggcgaaaacgttcggctctggcgctcgctacagtcgctatacctactcccgcgcggctcggaacgaaataatattggttttaggaacgctaaaattctgttcgttcatttaaacgttactgtaaggaactgttctttgagggaacgaaataagaaccgaaaccgaaattattttgttcccactgaacaaaatttataatgaaccgttcgtttagggaacgatataagaaccgtaaccgaaattattttgttcccattgaacaaaatttataggtaacggtttaagaacgatatcaaatggtatttgggaacgggttccgatccctgTCTGATAGGAAGGGAAATGTTCAACTTCATTCCATGCGAGTAGAGTTCCGGTTATAGGTAGTATCTACAATCAtaattaaaacctacttacTCATACGGAACAACGCTTAACAGGAAGTCATCAGTGGCGTTATTAGTCATCAAGCTGCCGAAATAGGCCAAAAAGTTAAGGTATCGCTCCTCCTTAGGCGGCAGCGAGAAGTTGCCCTTAACACTGTCAGCGTTTGATATTATGAGGGCATAATCCATCTCGTTTTGAAGTTTGATTGGTTTGAAAAGATAGTTGTACTGGTATTTGTAATACAGTGATTTGACTGTGTCTGAGTCTAGGTGATGTGCGTAtctctttttagggtttttagaGTCTATTTGTAGGATGAAGGTTGGTTGTAGTAAGATGGTCATTAGGGCCATAAATTGGAGGCCTAGAGCGTTGACCATGCCCATAGTGTTGACGATCCATGGGAGGTCTTGGAAGCGGGGTTCGCTATGGCAATAGTCGATGAGTTGTTGCACCGCCGTGGCGTATCGTCTCGGGTTGTCCATTGTGCTAATGATACCGATGTTCAACATCCTGGAACAGAACGGTTTGTAAACATTGGGTAAGGTTACTGTCTGCACGTGTTTAGGTTAAGCTGGATTACCTAAGTAAGCagggggcctaccgcgaaccacGTTCGACGTGTTGCTTCCGTGACACTTGTAAATTAGTACGTATTACTTTTAGGTGTCTAATAAGGGAGCATTTCCTACGTCGAACGTTCGCGGTAAGCCCTCAAAGTCCACAAAGGGTTAAAATCAGACATGGCTTGTAGCGGAAAACCTTCAAGGGCCCAATGCACCCAATATCTTTTGAAATAGGTCATTGATGTAAATTTATGAGTTGGGCGAAACTTGTCATTATTCTATTTCAGTCGGCAGTTACAATTATTTACTTCAATCTAATCTTCTGCTATCACTAATGTCAAGATACGAAAATAGGTACGAATGCAGATCAAAAACGTAAACTGCCTGCCTACATTATTACGGGAGCACCACAACGATGCACGACATATTTGTGAGGTTTTATTATAGGCAGGTACTGCCGGTTGACCGGTGCTCTGACGTTAAGAAAAAACTACGCAGGTCTCGTATAAAATTAGTAACTGTTCAGTCAATTAGAAGACAACCAAAATAGACTGGGCGTTTTCGGGCGACTGAACGCCGTATCGAGTAAACCAGTTGCGATaacacatgcgcgttgccaataCCTTTTTCGCACGTATAGTCAAAGGGTAACTCGATTAAGTGGAAATTGGAATCAATAGTAAAAGTAGCTAAGCGGTTTAATTTACTGCTGGCTGGATATCTTTACGACGTCTTGGCAAGTAAGTGATGCATGTCAATGATGTGATTCTAATTTACGTAGAATTtctaaaattagaaaaaaatgttcAGTTTGTCTCTAAGGATACTCATTTATAAGCAGCTCCGTTTTGCAAGCGGGACATCGCTCTTATCACGCTCAAACCTTAGCGCCTGAGGTAGGTTATTGATTGGTAAGGCCTGTCTTGTAAGTATATTCTGCCAGATGTCTTAAGACAAAAGGCGACaaataaaggaataaataaatacaaagaaGCTCCGTAATATTGTACTACCAAAATAATACCTTTCGGGTGTCTTCAAGTGCGTAAACGGCGGCCCAAGGAGCGGTTCCTCCACCACAGTGGCGGACACAGACCCGGCTGGAGTGAACTCGCTCTGGCCGGGGTCCAGGTCAATCACCAGCACAGCTCCGCGCGCCAGCAGCTTATTCACATAGTACCGCAGGAATGAGCTCTTGCCCGAGCCTTTACCGCCGCATAAAATTCCTTTGCTTTGGGGCTCTGGAAGAGTTAAAGCTATATTTTATACCCAAATTTTATAGTAATAGATTGTACTTGGCTATGCCTATGCCTGCGAATTTGCGACCTGGCATTCTCGATCATGAGtatgttatgtacctacttcAAATCAAGCTAGATATGTATGCAATCGCGTTGTGGGCGAAaccgcaagttgtgctagagtaaacattttatttataaaatgtgtcAAATTGGTTGCAAACATTATGTTCTGATCAAAAATATACAGGGTAGCATAGTAGTTAGTAGAAATACAATTTCTTACAACAATACTGGCATTTCTAAGTAGAAAGATTAAACAAAATCTTACTATATCCATGTTGCAAGGCTTGGCTCCAACAAGGATTCTCCTCAAAACTCTTCCAAGGTTTCATAAGGTACAGTGAGCATCCCAAAAAGTCTGATGCTTTTCTGAAGCAGCCATCTACATTCTTGTTTGTCTTAGAAAATAGATCTGTTATAGTGCAGCTGTTTTCTACAAACTGAGCTATTCTATCATGCAACGGTTGTAATTGTACAATACTATCAGAGGGACTGAGGGTGGTCACAATTTCTTCAGTGGCGGCCACAGACAACCCAGACCCTGTCAACTTTGCAAATAGCCCATAATAGCCCTTGTCATGATCCAGTGTCCGTAAGTATTGAGCGCAGTTGTAATTTGGTGCATATACTTTGTAAGTCTTATCTTGCAGAGTGTAGCCACCAATTTCTACTAAACCCCCCAACAATGTAACTTTTACTTTTCCATGAATGTATATTTCGGCAGGATGTTTAAGAATTAGTATGCAGCAATTTTTtccatagaaaatatttacaggATTTACAAAGTTGGTGTCAACTGACTCTGTTGAATTCTCTCTTTGGAATGTTTCCTCAGTATCTATAGTTTCATCATAAGCCAATGAGCTCTCCTCGACCGGCATGTCTGTACTGGAATCTAAATCCATGACTTCTGGGTCATCTAGTACACTTCCCAGTTCTGGGAGTAAACTGTCATTTACATCATTCACACTCTCCTCATCCAAAGTAGGGAATATACCAGACTTGTTGGTAGCAAACAAATTCTGGGCTTCCGATGGCAAGTTTCTGACAGTTGGGTATGTGTAGTCTCCTAGTACATCACTGAGGGATTGATGAGGCATGTCTACTGCATTTACAGAAACAAATGACGGTGATGTAATGTTCGAGTAATCAACTGTGTCTACTGAATCCTTCCCTGATCCCTTTTCAGAAAGCACCTCAACACTTGAGTCACTTTCCATCTGAGAATCTTGACTATAATTCTTTGGTGCTGGTATTTGATCTAACTTCCTTTTTCTTTCCTTCTTGGTAACTTTTGGATTATCcctcaattttaatttttcaaatattttagatGCCAATGTGCCATCGGGATCAAATGGTTCACTAGCGCTTGACTCAACATCTGAAGCAGAACCTACAGAAGTGCTTGTCATTGAGAAATCATCATCGCTATCATTGCTTTCATTGATAGAAACAGAACCTTCAGATAGACTTTCAATGTCCTCGTTTATATCAGAGAGAGACACATCACTTATCTTCTGAAAGTCATTCTCGTCAAAGCTACTTGAAGATTTATGAGATTGACTATCTATAGAATCATCAAGACTTATTGCTGCATCTTTTACACTTCCGGGTCCTATGAAAGAAATCCT
This window of the Leguminivora glycinivorella isolate SPB_JAAS2020 chromosome 16, LegGlyc_1.1, whole genome shotgun sequence genome carries:
- the LOC125234373 gene encoding polynucleotide 5'-hydroxyl-kinase NOL9, producing the protein MEFFEKAHVVKRNQNIDDNMKKQLKQMLYGYKQNDNKLIRDAANIEKEDDSTSVSGFSDLDLTVSSSEGNSTRQRISFIGPGSVKDAAISLDDSIDSQSHKSSSSFDENDFQKISDVSLSDINEDIESLSEGSVSINESNDSDDDFSMTSTSVGSASDVESSASEPFDPDGTLASKIFEKLKLRDNPKVTKKERKRKLDQIPAPKNYSQDSQMESDSSVEVLSEKGSGKDSVDTVDYSNITSPSFVSVNAVDMPHQSLSDVLGDYTYPTVRNLPSEAQNLFATNKSGIFPTLDEESVNDVNDSLLPELGSVLDDPEVMDLDSSTDMPVEESSLAYDETIDTEETFQRENSTESVDTNFVNPVNIFYGKNCCILILKHPAEIYIHGKVKVTLLGGLVEIGGYTLQDKTYKVYAPNYNCAQYLRTLDHDKGYYGLFAKLTGSGLSVAATEEIVTTLSPSDSIVQLQPLHDRIAQFVENSCTITDLFSKTNKNVDGCFRKASDFLGCSLYLMKPWKSFEENPCWSQALQHGYKPQSKGILCGGKGSGKSSFLRYYVNKLLARGAVLVIDLDPGQSEFTPAGSVSATVVEEPLLGPPFTHLKTPERMLNIGIISTMDNPRRYATAVQQLIDYCHSEPRFQDLPWIVNTMGMVNALGLQFMALMTILLQPTFILQIDSKNPKKRYAHHLDSDTVKSLYYKYQYNYLFKPIKLQNEMDYALIISNADSVKGNFSLPPKEERYLNFLAYFGSLMTNNATDDFLLSVVPYEVDLRNLYIALNVRINEENIARVINGKIVALCKHEGDGGKIYTLRDTPLRCYGHGLVRGIDSERGLCYVVTPAAAVRTAADTLLYADWAPELRAGASLPAGSALPYRAPAAAPQRQLMSAPRRRYNPLQLIKMSRGPKVKASIG